The following are from one region of the Pectobacterium actinidiae genome:
- a CDS encoding DUF2798 domain-containing protein, with protein MTNAVTKNTPKFRFPKHTSPYVFALYMATIMAFLMCLVIILAEFGMGPHYMENVMNAYQVAMPAAFVCILIVRPIVTRLVGLTVHGH; from the coding sequence ATGACTAATGCTGTTACTAAAAATACCCCGAAATTCCGCTTCCCTAAGCACACTTCACCCTACGTATTTGCTCTTTATATGGCGACCATCATGGCATTTCTGATGTGTCTGGTCATCATTCTGGCCGAATTTGGAATGGGGCCACATTACATGGAAAATGTGATGAATGCCTATCAGGTTGCCATGCCTGCCGCTTTTGTTTGCATACTGATTGTCCGCCCTATTGTTACCCGGTTGGTAGGCTTGACTGTTCACGGTCACTGA